A window of the Vigna angularis cultivar LongXiaoDou No.4 chromosome 3, ASM1680809v1, whole genome shotgun sequence genome harbors these coding sequences:
- the LOC108326612 gene encoding heavy metal-associated isoprenylated plant protein 6, with protein MGEQKEQPKNETEKKPEDGAPKKDDGPAPVVYKLDLHCEGCVKKIKRTARHFPGVETVKADLSANKVTVTGKMDAEKLREKLAERTKKKVEFVTPPPKKEAAAEKPPEKKAEEKKPEEKKPEEKPKETTVVLKIKLHCDGCIAKIRRIIIRFKGVQSVSLDGSKDLVTVKGTMDVKEMVPYLNEKLKRNVEVVPPKKEEEKKEKADGGEKKEKADGGEKKEKDGGGEKKGKDAAAEAKAEVNKMEFMYPMPPPSFWYQGGQFPGQTSHAMEVQPSYGINNHYVEQGYMNHGYPMQPPLPYYMPPNAPPPQMFSDENPNACSIM; from the exons ATGGGAGAG CAAAAGGAGCAGCCAAAGAATGAAACAGAGAAGAAGCCAGAGGATGGAGCACCCAAGAAAGATGATGGACCCGCCCCTGTCGTTTACAAACTCGACTTGCATTGCGAGGGATGCGTCAAGAAGATCAAACGCACCGCTCGCCACTTTCCAG GTGTGGAAACCGTTAAGGCAGATCTATCGGCTAACAAAGTGACCGTTACCGGGAAAATGGACGCCGAGAAGCTTCGAGAGAAGCTCGCCGAGAGAACCAAGAAGAAGGTTGAGTTTGTTACACCTCCGCCGAAGAAAGAGGCCGCCGCCGAAAAACCGCCGGAAAAGAAGGCCGAAGAGAAGAAACCTGAGGAGAAAAAACCAGAAGAAAAGCCTAAAGAG ACCACggtggttttgaagatcaaacTGCACTGTGACGGTTGCATTGCGAAAATCCGAAGAATCATTATCAGGTTCAAAG GTGTTCAGTCGGTGAGCCTTGACGGTAGCAAGGACTTGGTGACGGTGAAGGGAACGATGGACGTGAAGGAGATGGTGCCGTACCTGAACGAGAAGCTGAAGCGAAACGTGGAAGTGGTGCCTCCGAAGAAAGAGgaggagaagaaagagaaagccgACGGcggagagaaaaaagagaaagccgatggcggagagaagaaagagaaagatgggGGCGGTGAGAAGAAAGGGAAAGACGCTGCGGCGGAGGCGAAGGCAGAGGTTAACAAAATGGAATTCATGTACCCTATGCCTCCTCCCTCGTTCTGGTACCAAGGAGGACAGTTTCCCGGTCAAACAAGTCACGCCATGGAGGTTCAACCATCCTATGGTATTAACAATCATTACGTGGAGCAAGGGTACATGAACCATGGTTATCCTATGCAGCCACCTCTACCGTATTACATGCCGCCTAACGCTCCTCCTCCGCAGATGTTCAGCGATGAGAACCCCAATGCTTGTTCCATCATGTGA